The following are encoded together in the Gavia stellata isolate bGavSte3 chromosome 23, bGavSte3.hap2, whole genome shotgun sequence genome:
- the ANKEF1 gene encoding ankyrin repeat and EF-hand domain-containing protein 1, translated as MLPVDNRLLNLQIYKLLQCVHQKDKKQIEKLVQNGFPDLINFSEPMEGYSALHLACIKNDTDMCSFLLEQGAHPDVQDKKGHTPAMKAAELGHELVLDLLAKAKADMTAVDNEGKGVLFYCILPTRRHYHCTQIALDYGADVNNCTTDGKPVFLQACEQAHDIKEICLNFLERGANPNARNPATGRTALMEAAREGVLELVRGLLERGVDVNVFDLERHSAAHFAAKGGFFEILRIISAYNGDLGLIAMNGNTPLHYAAEGGFANCCKFIGQRGCDPTWTNLLTKTPRAVAKEGGFKAAAAELRKVEDTFIKQSKAGAKEDNPRWALRLYDWSLEHQASLRKAFEAVDQGDGMVAKDDFISVIQKQCAFVDVEQIQTVAEMHEGSHPEGINVEEFFKGSKYLQKSCLIPSFGPRGKKGKKGKKRRGKRGIAIPMPICVIPKSACPRREDGFPVYMIEAVQSIADSYRFNRDHPSAHPVHDDRAWYIDEPRKTYMNINYLVRAGDILSLQKAFEEGVPVDIKDKYYKTPLMAACASGNIDVVQYLLEKGVDVNATDNFMWTPLHHACYNGHLDIAELIVKAGGAVDAPAIGNATPLMRAIEICRLDIVYFLIDAGADIQMTNSNGKNALDIAKVFADSRIIDLLQNKLENLPKVPEKKEAEKEKVVKPKSPSTLMPVEVQALSQVSLPIVEKSILEKTTHSLKDSVIYLNSLITSGATKRDDITFKPRKIWTPEASIKELVKKQELLRERFTLDGHSESFTTPFNRKGME; from the exons ATGTTACCGGTTGATAACAGACTTCTAAACTTACAAATCTACAAACTTCTTCAGTGCGTTCACCAGAAAGACAAGAAGCAAATAGAAAAGCTGGTCCAGAATGGATTCCCAGATCTCATTAACTTCTCAGAGCCTATGGAAGGATATAGTGCCCTTCACTTGGCCTGCATTAAAAATGACACTGACATGTGCAGCTTCTTGCTGGAACAGGGAGCTCATCCAGATGTCCAGGACAAAAAGGGACATACTCCAGCGATGAAGGCAGCTGAGCTAGGCCATGAGTTGGTTTTGGATTTATTAGCAAAAGCTAAAGCAGATATGACTGCTGTGGATAATGAAGGGAAAG gtgttttgttttactgcATTTTACCTACAAGGCGGCACTACCACTGCACGCAAATTGCCTTGGATTATGGTGCAGATGTTAACAACTGTACTACTGATGGGAAGCCTGTATTTCTACAAGCCTGTGAGCAAGCTCATGATATTAAAGAAATATGTCTGAATTTCTTGGAAAGAGGAGCAAATCCCAATGCAAGAAATCCA GCTACGGGTCGCACAGCCTTAATGGAAGCTGCAAGAGAAGGCGTTCTCGAGCTGGTGCGTGGTCTGCTTGAGAGAGGAGTCGATGTTAACGTGTTTGACCTTGAAAGACACAGTGCTGCACATTTTGCAGCCAAAGGAGGCTTTTTTGAG atTTTGAGAATTATTTCAGCTTATAATGGAGACTTGGGCCTGATTGCTATGAATGGTAACACACCACTTCATTACGCTGCGGAGGGAGGATTTGCAAATTGCTGCAAGTTTATAGGACAAAGAG GCTGTGATCCTACGTGGACAAACTTGTTAACAAAGACCCCAAGAGCCGTTGCCAAGGAAGGCGgttttaaagcagcagcagcagaattgcGTAAAGTTGAAGATACCTTTATAAAACAGTCCAAGGCTGGGGCTAAGGAGGACAACCCCCGCTGGGCACTGAGGCTGTACGACTGGTCCTTAGAGCACCAGGCTTCCCTCCGCAAGGCATTTGAGGCTGTCGACCAAGGAGATGGGATGGTAGCTAAAGATGATTTTATATCAGTTATTCAGAAGCAGTGTGCCTTTGTGGACGTTGAACAAATACAAACTGTTGCTGAAATGCACGAAGGATCTCACCCTGAGGGAATCAACGtagaagaattttttaaagGCTCTAAATACTTGCAGAAAAGCTGTCTTATACCATCCTTTGGACCcagagggaagaaggggaagaaagggaagaagcgAAGAGGCAAAAGAGGCATCGCCATCCCCATGCCGATTTGTGTTATTCCAAAGAGCGCATGTCCGCGTAGGGAAGATGGCTTCCCTGTGTACATGATTGAGGCTGTTCAGAGCATTGCTGATAGCTACCGTTTTAACCGAGACCACCCATCTGCCCATCCCGTGCACGATGACCGTGCCTGGTATATAGACGAGCCAAGGAAAACATACATGAATATTAACTACCTTGTCAGAGCAGGAGACATTCTGTCTCTACAGAAAGCATTTGAGGAGGGTGTGCCAGTAGACATAAAAGATAAATATTACAAAACACCTTTGATGGCTGCATGTGCAAGCGGGAACATAGATGTTGTGCAGTATCTTCTGGAAAAGGG GGTTGATGTAAATGCCACAGACAATTTCATGTGGACTCCCCTCCATCATGCTTGCTATAACGGACACCTGGATATTGCTGAGCTGATAGTGAAGGCTGGAGGAGCAGTGGATGCCCCTGCAATAGGCAATGCAACCCCACTAATGAGAGCCATTGAGATCTGCAGATTGGATATAGTCTATTTTTTAATCGATGCAGGTGCTGACATCCAAATGACAAACAGCAATG gaaagaaTGCTCTTGATATTGCTAAAGTATTTGCAGATTCTAGAATAATTGATCTGCTCcaaaataaactggaaaatTTGCCAAAagtaccagaaaaaaaagaagcagagaaagaaaaagttgtgAAGCCAAAGTCACCTTCTACACTGATGCCTGTAGAGGTACAAGCT ctttcaCAGGTATCTCTGCCAATTGTAGAAAAATCCATTCTTGAAAAGACCACACATTCTCTTAAGGACAGTGTTATTTATCTGAACTCTTTGATAACCAGTGGTGCTACTAAGAGAGATGACATCACATTCAAACCCAGAAAA ATTTGGACCCCTGAAGCCTCAATAAAGGAGCTAGTAAAAAAGCAAGAATTGCTCCGTGAACGCTTTACTCTTGATGGCCACTCAGAAAGCTTCACAACCCCCTTTAATAGAAAAGGTATGGAGTAA